One Pecten maximus chromosome 7, xPecMax1.1, whole genome shotgun sequence genomic window carries:
- the LOC117331417 gene encoding prostaglandin reductase 1-like, producing MVKGKVWTLKTKFDGKVEKSNFALVEEEVSDTLKDGEYLTEALHWTVDPYMRTSELGQVGPGQCMPGEQIAKVIASKNSNHPVGSIVRVYAGWRTHTILSNEPSPRVIKMPEMGDLPLSLALGTMGMPGMTAYFGFLEICQPKEGETVLVNGAAGAVGSLVGQIAKIKGCKVVGCAGTDAKCKWLKELGFDEVFNYKNVDLSEALKAAAPDGFDCFFDNIGADFTATALKHMKTFGRVSICGQISAYNNKEPPKGDYPFMFILGKQLKIEGFIVMRWLQRWAEGEKAMAQWIKEGKIKYKETIYKGIEKMPEAFTGLFDGANTGKAIISA from the exons ATGGTGAAAGGCAAAGTTTGGACGCTTAAAACGAAGTTTGATGGAAAAGTGGAAAAGTCTAATTTCGCGCTTGTTGAGGAGGAGGTCTCTGACACCCTCAAAGATGGTG AATACCTGACCGAAGCGCTTCACTGGACTGTTGATCCGTACATGAG GACGAGCGAGCTTGGACAAGTTGGGCCGGGACAGTGTATGCCAGGAGAACAGATAGCCAA GGTGATCGCCAGTAAAAACTCCAACCATCCCGTTGGAAGCATCGTTCGGGTATACGCAGGATGGCGCACCCATACCATTCTTTCAAACGAACCATCTCCGCGAGTTATAAAAATGCCGGAAATGGGTGATCTCCCTTTATCTTTAGCCCTTGGTACCATGGGCATGCCCGG TATGACGGCTTACTTTGGTTTCCTGGAGATTTGCCAACCGAAGGAAGGGGAAACGGTACTTGTCAATGGCGCCGCTGGGGCAGTGGGCAGTCTGGTCGGACAAATTGCCAAAATAAAA GGATGCAAAGTGGTTGGGTGTGCTGGAACTGATGCCAAATGTAAATGGCTGAAGGAGTTAGGTTTTGATGAAGTTTTCAACTACAAGAACGTGGATCTATCCGAGGCGTTGAAGGCGGCCGCTCCGGACGGGTTTGATTGTTTCTTTGATAAT ATCGGAGCAGATTTCACGGCTACAGCACTAAAACACATGAAAACATTCGGCCGAGTTTCGATATGCGGACAAATATCTGCTTACAACAACAAGGAACCGCCAAAAG GTGACTACCCATTTATGTTTATCCTCGGTAAACAGTTGAAGATTGAGGGATTTATCGTGATGAGATGGCTTCAAAGATGGGCAGAGGGAGAAAAAGCCATGGCACAGTGGATCAAAGAG gGGAAAATCAAGTACAAAGAAACAATATACAAAGGTATCGAGAAGATGCCCGAGGCCTTTACGGGACTGTTTGATGGAGCCAACACCGGGAAAGCAATTATTTCTGCTTAA
- the LOC117331418 gene encoding uncharacterized protein LOC117331418, with translation MDFKNTDKSLEGDGRYSIDYIPPVMDQRVLSGCDLKEDHKRNPDQNNFGNTVKCAKDSELSRNLVGTTNKLNMTNSASGSIPNHHSHPVVKLEALDLDSWRNGFLDGKGTNGDSSFEHDHTATYERTEFRMSDIVQRGYDTKTISLKIDTDLEEQDQETSCDECATLTNFKREKKKCGKCSQCFSNNTDIQMQTMHHKEYTCDVCGKYFHQFDQLKTHLKKHTNNVKASTLASVKRDDMKVKSQLFLKKCQFCDDEFKSENLLLKHTNSFHVGHSCDICRQSIPGKLMLNFHKLAHEHESRSGEFICDLCGEIFKTVVSFHTHLKIHEDKERPFRCDICGRGYVGYRMLKRHLRESLHTDQASQNKSPLFDNHTNSQAKNQKRKKLFKCGTCGGDFLNQCNLDKHRETHFSASLILPCSDTSDLSCDKCDKTFKTKSTLKNHIDNDHVTKHCTVCGEEFPKGKMKNHMTTHLEKQRCNVCGKYYSGIVGKTRHMQCRDGLVKKKEKNFSCEICDKTFLLKRGLVLHRKVHEKTYIKRQKKAPNNKQLLLQKCQLCGDEFQSQNVLKKHTNSFHVGHSCDICGQSIPGKLMLNFHKLAHEHESRSGEFICDLCGEIYKTVVSFHTHLKIHEDKERPFRCDICGRGYVGFRMLKRHLRESLHTDQATQNKSNLFDYHTNSQGKNQKRKKLFKCRTCGRGFLNQCNLDKHCETHFSASLILPCSDTSDLSCDKCDMTFKTKSTLKNHIDNEHVTKHCTVCGEEFPKGKMKNHMTTHLEKQRCNVCGKDYSGIVGKTRHMQCRYGLKREKNFSCEICDKKFLLKRGLVLHRKVHENTYIQQHLEAPNNKQPLLQKCQFCDDEFRSQNAHQKHNNSFHISLLCDICGKSISGKLMFDYHKLAHEHESKSSKFICDFCGEIYKTVVAFQAHLEIHEDKERPFRCDICGRGYVGYRMLKRHIRESLHTNQDKQGTSKFSCKVCNRKYSDSNLLEKHMNSHKESQNRQKLFKCETCNRDFLYQGNLDKHRETHFSASLILRCSDTSDLSCDKCDKTFKTKSTLKNHIDNEHVIKQCTVCGEEFPKGKMKNHMITHLEKQRCNVCGKDYSGIVGRTRHLQCRNWLVKKKEKKFSCEICGKLYMSQKSLYFHKKYHNNEKPRKPRVRKILQQAKFMKKCQFCDKIVTSENVLEKHMDSFHVAYPCGICAQYVTGRLMLDFHKLAHEHENKSCDFCCDLCGEIYKTVDSFRTHLEIHKDEDKTYICEICGKAYNGFRKLKRHIRETLHTDGNMQVTSKFSCVVCGKIFTENSLLKKHLKYHRNRKLLNCGTCGKEFVYQSALDRHLETHLGTSSTLKCDKCDRTFKKKHFLENHVQNEHVLKSCYICDKEFPKGKLKYHLATHQENQKCDVCGKICSGLRGIKQHMKFHHALNGEKNFSCRICGKKFLVQRCLNRHIDLHKTRFRCKICGHGFSVQQHLQRHLTGVHFKPEETCQISHSAFKSEHLPQTHMNYVHSIHSCETAHKTKAVTINECDKASLTEHAPKSHEDKFTQSSDLCDKEKRDMKHPSVTQQARQICDICDLYFSGTEELERHVESQHKYVMSEMQKSTTECYVCYRSFPSERSLQVHMRRHSTKASTEKCQLCESTFKSGNLLHKHINFFHTMHTCDICGQSIQGKRVLEYHKLAHEHENKSLDFHCDICGEIYKKADSFRTHLEIHKDEERPYVCEICGKMYVAFPMLARHFQLKDFHLDRMKDFSCDICGNDYAESRLLEKHKKSHERKKTLFQCEICGKGFTRQNSLDLHIKKHETIESSCDKCNKTFKSKFSLKNHIDNEHITKLCAICGEEFPKGKMKYHMTTHQEKQACGVCGKYYSRKGLEMHMKLHKRVLKKIKKFSCEICDNKYTSKIGLNNHKKIHEKSSKCNFCGQYFSRSHLQKHIKIHSRLSSVRCHLCDQTFRIESRLRKHMESFHDVHLCDICGESVMEKRLLAYHKLAHEYESQSHDFICNTCGAIYKTVHNFRTHIAIHKDENKPYMCEICGKAYTGFKVLQRHLQEKNFHKNVTSQEHSMFTCYKCGKSYRESNTLEKHVLEDHKKTSLFRCTKCGKGFSQQISLDRHLKIHTIVKCEECNKTYYTEYALKKHVANAHVKGPCDISSKSMIKGRLKRHKNTHEEKHQCDICGKYYHGVKSIKRHIKSHTKEIQRFTCRVCGKKYVSEENFRTHTRYHQRWTRCSICSRYFPWTFMLLKHMATHNKQKLAVKCEYCDKTFKTKGVLQNHIRTFHSPDYCA, from the coding sequence ATGGACTTCAAAAATACGGACAAATCTCTGGAAGGTGATGGGAGATATTCCATAGATTATATACCCCCAGTAATGGACCAGAGAGTTCTGTCAGGTTGTGATCTCAAGGAGGATCACAAGAGGAATCCTGATCAAAACAACTTTGGTAACACTGTTAAGTGTGCAAAGGATAGCGAACTGAGCCGCAACTTAGTAGGAACTACCAACAAATTAAATATGACAAATTCAGCGTCTGGGAGCATTCCAAATCACCATAGTCATCCTGTCGTTAAGCTTGAGGCTCTTGATCTTGACAGTTGGAGGAATGGATTTTTAGATGGAAAGGGAACAAATGGAGATTCTTCATTTGAACACGATCATACTGCCACTTATGAAAGAACAGAATTTAGAATGTCTGACATAGTACAAAGAGGTTATGACACGAAAACAATCTCACTGAAAATAGATACGGATTTGGAAGAACAAGATCAAGAGACTTCATGTGATGAATGTGCAACACTGACCAATTTCAAGAGGGAGAAAAAGAAATGTGGAAAATGCAGTCAATGCTTTTCaaacaatacagacatacagaTGCAAACAATGCATCACAAGGAGTATACATGTGATGTATGTGGTAAATATTTCCATCAATTTGATCagttgaaaacacatttgaaaaagCATACAAATAATGTGAAAGCTAGTACACTAGCAAGTGTAAAAAGAGATGATATGAAAGTTAAAAGCCAACTTTTCTTAAAGAAGTGTCAGTTTTGTGATGATGAATTCAAATCAGAAAATTTACTCCTAAAACATACAAACTCTTTCCATGTCGGTCATTCATGTGACATCTGCCGACAATCAATTCCGGGGAAACTGATGTTGAATTTTCATAAACTTGCTCATGAGCACGAGAGCAGATCAGGCGAATTCATATGTGATTTATGTGGAGAAATCTTCAAAACGGTTGTCAGTTTTCATACACATTTGAAGATTCATGAGGATAAAGAACGACCATTCAGATGTGACATTTGTGGAAGAGGATATGTTGGATACCGGATGTTGAAGAGACACTTGCGTGAAAGTCTTCATACAGATCAAGCTTCACAGAATAAATCCCCTTTATTTGATAACCACACGAATTCTCAAGCAAAAAACCAAAAGAGGAAAAAGCTGTTTAAATGTGGGACCTGTGGCGGGGATTTCTTAAATCAATGTAATTTAGATAAACATCGTGAAACTCACTTCTCTGCATCATTAATTCTTCCTTGTAGTGATACGTCTGATTTGAGTTGTGACAAGTGCGACAAGACATTCAAAACCAAATCAACTCTTAAAAACCATATTGACAATGACCATGTGACTAAACATTGTACCGTTTGTGGTGAAGAATTTCCGAAAGGGAAGATGAAAAATCACATGACTACACATCTAGAAAAACAGAGATGTAATGTATGTGGGAAATACTATTCTGGAATAGTAGGCAAAACCCGACACATGCAGTGTCGTGATGGACTGGTAAAGAAAAAGGAGAAAAATTTCAGTTGCGAGATTTgtgataaaacatttttgttgaaGAGAGGCTTAGTTCTCCACAGGAAGGTTCAcgaaaaaacatatataaaacgGCAAAAGAAAGCCCCAAATAACAAACAACTATTATTACAGAAGTGTCAGCTTTGTGGTGATGAATTCCAATCACAAAATGTACTCAAAAAGCATACAAACTCTTTCCATGTCGGTCATTCATGTGACATCTGCGGACAATCAATTCCGGGGAAACTGATGTTGAATTTCCATAAACTTGCCCATGAGCATGAGAGCAGATCAGGCGAATTCATATGTGATTTATGTGGAGAAATCTACAAAACGGTTGTCAGTTTTCATACACATTTGAAGATTCATGAGGATAAAGAACGACCATTTAGATGTGACATTTGTGGAAGAGGATATGTTGGATTCCGGATGTTGAAGAGACACTTGCGTGAAAGTCTTCATACAGATCAAGCTACACAgaataaatcaaatttatttgaTTACCACACGAATTCTCAAGGGAAAAACCAAAAGAGGAAAAAGCTGTTTAAATGTCGGACCTGTGGCAGGGGTTTCTTAAATCAATGTAATTTAGATAAACATTGTGAAACTCATTTCTCGGCATCATTAATTCTTCCTTGTAGTGATACGTCTGATTTGAGTTGTGATAAGTGTGACATGACATTCAAAACCAAATCAACTCTTAAAAACCATATTGACAATGAACATGTGACTAAACATTGTACCGTTTGTGGTGAAGAATTTCCGAAAGGGAAGATGAAAAATCACATGACTACACACCTGGAAAAACAGAGATGTAATGTATGTGGGAAAGACTATTCTGGAATAGTAGGCAAAACCCGACACATGCAATGTCGGTATGGGCTCAAAAGGGAGAAAAATTTCAGTTGCGAGATTTGTGATAAAAAATTTTTGTTGAAGAGAGGCTTAGTTCTCCACAGGAAGGTTCacgaaaatacatatatacaacagcATTTGGAAGCTCCAAATAACAAACAACCATTATTACAGAAGTGTCAGTTTTGTGATGATGAATTCCGATCACAAAATGCACATCAAAAGCATAATAATTCCTTTCATATCAGTCTATTATGTGACATCTGTGGAAAATCGATTTCGGGGAAACTGATGTTTGATTACCATAAACTTGCTCATGAGCATGAAAGCAAGTCAAGTAAATTCATATGTGATTTTTGTGGGGAAATTTACAAAACGGTTGTCGCATTCCAAGCTCATCTGGAGATTCATGAGGATAAAGAACGACCGTTCAGATGTGACATTTGTGGGAGAGGATATGTTGGATACCGGATGTTGAAGAGACACATACGTGAAAGCCTTCATACAAATCAAGATAAGCAGGGAACATCCAAGTTTTCTTGTAAGGTATGCAACAGAAAATATAGCGATAGCAATTTACTTGAAAAGCACATGAATTCTCACAAGGAGTCGCAAAATAGACAAAAACTGTTTAAATGTGAGACCTGTAACAGAGATTTCTTGTATCAAGGTAATTTAGATAAGCATCGTGAAACTCACTTCTCAGCATCATTAATTCTTCGTTGTAGTGATACGTCTGATTTGAGTTGCGATAAGTGTGACAAGACATTCAAGACCAAATCAACTCTTAAAAACCATATTGACAATGAACATGTGATTAAACAGTGTACCGTTTGTGGTGAAGAATTTCCGAAAGGGAAGATGAAAAATCACATGATTACACACCTAGAAAAACAGAGATGTAATGTATGTGGGAAAGACTATTCTGGAATAGTAGGCAGAACCCGACATTTGCAATGTCGTAATTGGCTGGTAaagaaaaaggagaaaaaattCAGTTGCGAGATTTGTGGAAagttgtacatgtcacagaaaAGTTTATATTTCCACAAAAAGTATCATAACAACGAAAAACCTCGAAAACCACGCGTACGCAAAATACTTCAACAAGCCAAGTTCATGAAAAAGTGTCAATTTTGTGATAAAATAGTCACGTCAGAAAATGTACTCGAAAAACATATGGACTCTTTTCATGTAGCTTACCCATGTGGCATCTGTGCACAATATGTTACAGGGAGATTAATGTTGGATTTCCACAAACTTGCCCATGAGCACGAGAACAAGTCATGTGACTTTTGTTGTGATTTGTGTGGAGAAATATACAAAACGGTGGACAGCTTCCGAACACATCTAGAGATTCATAAGGATGAAGACAAGACCTACATTTGTGAAATTTGTGGGAAAGCATATAATGGATTTCGTAAGTTAAAGCGACATATACGAGAAACTTTGCATACGGATGGAAATATGCAAGTGACTTCAAAGTTTTCTTGTGTTGTATGTGggaaaatatttacagaaaacaGTCTGCTCAAAAAGCACTTAAAATATCATAGGAATAGAAAATTGCTGAATTGTGGAACGTGTGGTAAAGAGTTCGTTTACCAAAGTGCTTTAGATAGACATTTAGAAACTCACCTAGGAACATCATCAACTCTGAAATGCGACAAGTGCGACAGGACATTCAAGAAGAAACACTTCCTTGAAAATCATGTACAGAATGAACATGTACTCAAATCTTGCTACATTTGTGATAAGGAATTTCCGAAAggtaaactgaaatatcactTAGCCACGCATCAGGAAAACCaaaaatgtgatgtttgtgggAAAATTTGTTCCGGACTGAGAGGAATCAAGCAACACATGAAATTTCATCATGCCTTAAACGGAGAAAAGAACTTCAGTTGTCGTATTTGCGGAAAAAAATTCTTAGTACAGAGATGCTTAAATCGCCATATTGACTTGCACAAAACCAGGTTCAGATGTAAAATATGTGGCCATGGTTTTTCAGTTCAACAGCATCTACAGAGGCATTTAACAGGAGTTCATTTTAAACCCGAGGAGACATGTCAAATTTCCCACAGTGCATTTAAATCAGAACACTTACCCCAAACGCATATGAATTATGTTCATTCCATACACTCGTGTGAAACCGCTCACAAAACAAAAGCAGTGACAATAAATGAGTGTGACAAGGCTTCATTGACAGAACACGCTCCGAAAAGCCATGAAGATAAGTTTACTCAATCATCTGACCTATGTGATAAAGAAAAACGAGACATGAAACATCCAAGTGTTACACAGCAGGCAAGACAGATATGTGATATTTGTGACCTGTATTTTTCTGGAACAGAAGAACTCGAACGACACGTTGAATCACAGCACAAATATGTTATGAGTGAAATGCAGAAAAGTACGACAGAATGTTACGTTTGTTATCGTTCTTTCCCAAGTGAAAGATCTTTACAAGTACATATGCGACGTCACAGTACAAAAGCCTCCACTGAAAAATGTCAACTTTGTGAATCTACATTCAAATCTGGGAATTTGCTTCATAAGCATATAAACTTCTTTCATACCATGCACACGTGTGACATCTGTGGGCAATCCATCCAGGGGAAGCGGGTGTTGGAATACCATAAACTTGCTCATGAGCACGAAAACAAGTCACTCGACTTTCATTGTGACATATGTGGAGAAATTTACAAAAAGGCTGACAGCTTTCGAACTCATCTCGAGATTCATAAAGACGAGGAAAGGCCCTATGTGTGTGAAATTTGTGGGAAAATGTATGTTGCATTTCCCATGTTGGCGAGACATTTCCAATTAAAAGATTTTCATTTAGACCGAATGAAAGATTTTTCCTGTGACATTTGTGGAAATGATTACGCTGAAAGTCGTTTACTTGAAAAACACAAGAAAAGTCACGAAAGGAAGAAAACCCTTTTTCAATGTGAAATTTGTGGAAAAGGTTTCACTAGACAAAATTCGTTAGATCTACACATTAAAAAGCACGAAACAATAGAATCAAGTTGTGACAAGTGTAACAAGACATTCAAATCAAAATTCTCTCTTAAAAACCACATTGATAATGAACATATAACTAAACTATGTGCCATTTGTGGTGAAGAATTTCCGAAagggaaaatgaaatatcacatgACTACACACCAGGAAAAACAGGCCTGTGGCGTATGTGGAAAATATTATTCCAGAAAGGGGCTCGAAATGCACATGAAACTTCACAAGAGGGTtctaaagaaaataaagaaattcagTTGTGAGATCTGTGATAACAAGTACACGTCTAAGATCGGCTTAAATAACCACAAGAAGATTCACGAAAAGTCATCAAAATGTAACTTTTGCGGTCAATACTTTTCACGGAGTCAtttacaaaaacatataaaaatccACAGTCGGTTGTCATCAGTTAGATGTCATCTTTGTGATCAGACATTCAGAATTGAAAGCAGACTGCGAAAACACATGGAGTCATTTCATGATGTTCACTtgtgtgatatctgtggagAGTCTGTCATGGAGAAACGTTTGTTGGCTTATCACAAACTTGCTCATGAGTACGAGAGCCAATCACATGACTTCATCTGTAATACATGCGGAGCAATTTACAAAACGGTTCACAACTTCCGAACACATATTGCGATTCATAAGGATGAAAACAAGCCCTATATGTGTGAAATTTGTGGGAAAGCTTATACTGGATTTAAAGTATTACAGAGACACTTGCAAGAGAAGAACTTCCACAAAAATGTAACTTCACAGGAACACTCAATGTTTACTTGTTATAAATGTGGGAAAAGTTACCGCGAAAGCAATACCCTTGAAAAGCATGTCTTGGAAGATCACAAAAAGACAAGCCTATTTAGATGTACGAAATGTGGCAAAGGTTTCTCTCAACAAATATCTTTGGATCGCCATTTAAAAATTCACACAATTGTTAAGTGCGAAGAGTGTAACAAAACATACTATACAGAATATGCTCTGAAAAAGCATGTAGCCAACGCACATGTAAAGGGCCCTTGTGATATTTCTAGTAAATCGATGATTAAAGGAAGACTGAAAAGACATAAAAATACACACGAGGAAAAACATCAATGTGACATATGTGGAAAATATTATCATGGAGTTAAAAGTATCAAAAGGCACATTAAATCTCATACAAAAGAAATACAGAGGTTCACTTGTAGGGTTTGTGGTAAAAAATACGTGTCGGAGGAGAACTTTAGAACCCACACTAGATATCATCAACGATGGACCAGGTGTAGCATATGCAGTCGCTATTTTCCGTGGACATTTATGCTTTTGAAGCATATGGCAACGCACAATAAACAGAAACTCGCGGTGAAATGTGAATATTGTGataaaacattcaaaacaaAAGGCGTTCTGCAAAATCATATAAGGACATTCCATAGCCCTGATTATTGTGCTTGA